The Pongo pygmaeus isolate AG05252 chromosome 18, NHGRI_mPonPyg2-v2.0_pri, whole genome shotgun sequence DNA window AGGGAATCACCTGCACTGCACTCAGTTGAACCTCCGGCCCGGCGCCACGTCAGAGACTAAACCATGCGAGAAAGTTCACACCCTGGCCTGGGCCACCCACCTTCAGCTCTCTCCTGTGCATCAGGGCACAGGTTGGCCCCAAGAGCTTCACCCAACACGGCTGGGTCCTGGGCGGATGTGGGCACAGCACTTGCCAGGAGCCCCTGGCAGGGGCTCTTCTGATACGCAAAGAGGAAGGAATGAGAGAGAAACACATTCAGCCGAGGGGGAGGCCTGTGCAGGGGTGGTAGAGAGAACACCGGGTTTTCAGGGAAGACCTCATCAAAGAGCCCACAGGCACGCGGCACTCATTAGCAAGCTGCCCAAATTACTCCACACaccaatgttttttaaaaatttacaaagctGAATTCTAATAAGAATCCGATAAATATGAAAAGCCTTTCACGAACACCCAGCAGCCGCGCCGCCCGCCAGCCCGAGCCTGCTCACCTCAGTCCTCCGCACCGCTCTCctctctgctgtcttcatccTCGTCCTCGTCTCCACCCTCGGCGCCCTCAACCTCCTCACTGTCCTCTTCCGAGTCCGTCTCCTCCAGCCACTCCTGAGTTTCTTCAAAAGcagaatgaacacacacacatcagcGCAGCTGAGGCAGGCTGGGGAGGCTGCGGGACGGTGGTGGCTACGTCCTGGGGGGATTCCATGTTCTTACTTAAGAACCATGATGTGAAACCTAACTCCTCTTCCCCGACCCCCTTCAGATCCACAAAGGAAACAGACTGCGCTCCCCTGGGCTTCAGGACAGAGATCTGAGACGGCAAACACACAAAAGCACCCCCATAAGGGAGCGGCTGGCCAAGAGGgcctcctgccaccctccacgCTGGCTCTCGGTGTTCTCACACAACAGCAAACATCCTGCGCCAACGGTTGACTACCTTTCCCTAGATTTGTGGATTTTGCTTTAGTCTCAGATCTTTAAAAACTGCACGGTGACTCGAGCCCAGCAGCAGTTGGGATAAAGGGGACGTGTGACTACGGCAGCAGAGGGGCCCTGGGTCAGGCAGCAAGGCTGGAGGCTCAGACCCAGGGCCTCGGTGCCCGGCTCGGACGGCTGTTCACAAACAAGCATGCTGTGGACAGAGCAGCAGATGCACCCGTGTCCTGTGCCACCAGAACCGCAGCTCCCGTCAGCACCCGGGACAAAGGACAGACGTGCCCAGGGTGGGCCCCCCTTTCCACAACAGGGTCCTGTTCTGTCACAGTCTGACCGTGGAGGCAGGAGCACAGGCCCCTGCGAGGAGCATCGGCAGAGGCTGCCTCTGGGCAGCTTGCGGGGCTTGCTTTTGAGTGACGCGACACACGACCGTGGGCTCTCGCTCCCAGGCACGGAGGCACCAAGCCGCCTGGCTCACCTGGGTCCATCTCCACCAAGGCCTTCCACGCCTCCATCCTGTGTAGGTCCAGGCAGTGCAGGTCGCTGAGGGTGACCTGGCGGTCGCCGGCCTCAAACATGCCCCCATAGACGTAGAGCACCCCATGCTTCACGGCCAGCATGGCGTTGGAGCGTGGACACGGCCCGGGTGCAGAGCTGCCGGCCTCCTCGGGGCTGTCTTCGTCCTCAGACCGGGGCTGCCCCGCCGAGCCTGGGGCGGCGAGCACCTGCTTAATGGTGACCACGGTGCCATCCTCAGCCACCACCTCCTTGACCACCTGCACAGGTCCCTGGGTGCCAGCTCCCCCACATGCCAGCTTGCTACCACCTTCGGACTCCTCTTTTCTGCCCCGCCTGCGTTTCTTCTTTTCAGACTTGGGTCCCTATTAATAGACCGAGGGAGCAGAGAGCAGCAGCTTCAGTGAGGCAGGGGTCATTCCTGCTATGCCCACGAGGCCAGGCAAGGGTTTGCGGGGACCGCTCACAAGCGTGGGGAATGTGTGACACAGGAGGGCGCCGTCCCTGACCGCCCTGGGTGCGGGCACTGGGCCGCAGGAGCATGCTCTGTCTCCCACTGGCCTCACCATTCACTCCTGGGCTGGGGGAGAAAACCCCCCATTGCGTGTCCTCACTGAGGGGCAGCTCCACACCTCCACTGAGAGGTGGACAGACCCCAGACACAGCGCACCAGCCCCACAGGCTCTGACGTTCACCTTGGGAAAACCCAATCACCCACAGTGCTGGCTCCCAGAATGGCTGGGGAAGCCAGGCTGAGGGGCTTCCTCCCCTTTCCCAAGCAAGATGGATGGTCAGGCCCACAAGCCGAGCTCATTTACTACAAACGGCAAGCCAGAGAGGGGCCCTTCCTCACCAAACGTTTCTAAAGGGGAGCTCTCAGGTCAGGCTGCCTCCTGCAGGACAGCCGTCCATCCCTCTCTGTCCCACTTCCCTGGCTGTGTTGCAGGGGTCAGTCTGGACCCTTCTGTCACAGCCTTTGTCATTTTGTCACAAAGCGCTGCCAACTCACGAGGTGACATTTGCCAggttatttccaaattttccaaGGATCACTACCTCCAGATCAACCCAAAGTCAGCTTCCCATTCTAGACTTCTAAGATCCACTTTGTGTCTGGACTCTGCAACAATGAGTTTCAAAAGGGAAAGCTCTCTGAGGTCCTCCGTAATCCTGGGGAATGTCAAGGGCCCTGAGATAACAGTTTGAGAACCGTGACACTAGCTGGGGTCAACAcgctctctggaaaaaaaaagccacagggGAAACCTGTACAGACTCTGCTTGGAGCAATTCCTTCTAAAGTAAAAGAGCGAGGCGGACTGTGGGTCCAGAAACGAACCCTCATGTTTTCCCAATTTCCAGCCCAGGTGCCACCACACGTCAAGAGCAGctccaggagtttgcaaccaacAGGGACCAGCCCTCCTTGGCCCTTTCTGGGTCCGGCTGACCTGGTACACTCGGAGACCCTGAGGCCAACTGGGGGATCCCCTTCTGGGACTGTCACCCACTGTTGTGGCTGTGCTGGGCTGGCCCTGGACAGCAGCTATGCTCAGGCGGACAGTAAAGATGGTGCAGGAAACCAGGGAAGCTCAAGCATCATAACACAGGCTGGTTCACACCAGGACCTCCAGCAAACCTTTCTCACACAGAGGGCCGGGGAggtcccgggcacctcagcccaGGGCAACTGGCTTCTGAGGCAGCAGCACCGCCAGCATCCAGGACAGACTGAGGGGACCGTGACCAAGGGCTCTCCAAGCCTAGTCACCCAGGACACAGGCAGAGACGGAACCCCCGCCTCTCTTGAGAAAGTTCATGGGCTTTGGGGGCCCCGATACCCAAAGGTGCTGGAGGGAGGCAGCGGGGGCAGGGACCCGAGTTAGGGCCGCGCACCACAGCGCGTGCTACTCAGAGGTTGCACTACCTTCAGCTGTCCCTCAAACCAACGGTTCCTGGTGGCGTCGTAGAAGTACAGATCGTTGAAGAACTCGCCCGCCAggctctcctcctcttcctcgtcACAGACACCCCCGAAGAACAGTGTCTGGTGATTCAGGGCCATGGCCGCAGAAAAGCCAGACCGTGGGGTGGGCTTGACCCCTGAAGGGTTCATCCGAGTCCACACCCACTTGTCTGTCAAAAGAGAACAAGGAAGTGGGATAAGAACAGAAGGAAGGACCCTGAGAGCCAGCCCGGGACACGCCCAGGACCCCAGGTGCCCCCCAGAACGGGGTAAATGAAAACCGTGAGACTGCGGGCAAAAACTCTGCTCCCTCTACAGAAAAACAGACACCACTCAACACCCCTCGAGTTCCACCCTTCTCCTTAAGAGAGCTGGCATTCAACAGCTTTCCACACACCCCGAAGCACCTCTAAACTAGGGGCAGCTTCAAGCCGCAGCGGAAAGACAGGGATTGGGCAGAAGCAGCACACATGCTAGACACGCAGAGGGGCTTCCGTGGGGAGACCGCCCTGCACAGGGACCTTTCGCCTGGCATGGGGACCCTTCGCCAAGGGGGCTGAGTGGCCTGCGCCAGCCCCCCTTGGGCCTGCACGGGGACCCTCCGCCCTGCACGGGGACCCTTTGCCCAGGGGGCTGAGTGCCTGCGCCGGCCCCCCTTGGGCCTGCATGGGGACCCTCCACCCTACACGGGGACCCTCCGCTCTACACGAGGACCCTTCACCCGGGGGTTGCAGTGTGGCCAGCGAGGAGCCTTCGCCCGGGGTCTGAGTGCCTGCGCCAGCCCCACCTTGGGCTGCAGTGTGGCCAGCTCTACTTCAGGAGGGGTCTACGTTCTCTCTTGGCACGCGCCTATGTGATGTGCCAACCCTCAAACAGAGCCCAATGTGCAGGAGATGTCTTCCCACCACTTCTAGGAGAGAGAATGGAGATTTTCTTCCTctaatgaacattaaaaaaaaaacaaaacaaaaaacagaagcagCAAATGGCCATATTCTGTGTGGTGCTAGATGTCACCCACCCATGCCCAGTGTGGGCGTGGCTCTGGGGCCCCCCAGCCTCATTTCCCACCAGCACATGACTGTGTTAAGGAACAGGGAAGACCACCACAAGAACTCGCCACACAGGGCAGGACCCTCTCCGGTGACAGAAACCCACACACACAAGGTGTGTCGCTCCTCACCACGATGCTTTCCTCCTGGGGGCTGAGGAGCGGAGCACACAGGCTCAGGGCCGCCCTACGGGAAACAGTCCAGCATCCAGGTTCAAGTTCACTCGGGTGTGAGCTGGAAAGTGACTGAAAGAAGGGGTCTGTCCTATCCACCAGGGGTGCAGTAAGGCAGGGCCCTGGGAGAGGCACCTGGGCCTTTTGACAGGCAAGTGGATGTGGACTCAGATTAATCCTGCGAGTATCTCTGAGGCCTCAGCCTGAGGACTTTTAGTGCAAGAAGGAGGTAAAAACACTTTGCACGACGGTCCCCTCTCCTGGGGAGGTTGGAGAACTTGCTGTGGGTCACAAAAGCAGACCTGGCCTAGGCATTGGGTCTCCTGGGTCTAGACCAGCCCTTTGGTCCCAAGCCACAGCCTCCCATGAGACAGCTGTCCCCTGGTTTCCTAACGGCACTGGGGACGCTAAACTCCACAGCAAACACCctcaacctgtgcctcctggcaTCACTCCCTTGCTCTGGAGCAGAACAAATGCCATTGTCtccttctatttattatttattttttgagacagagtctcgctctgttgcccaggctggagtgcaatggcacgatctcggctcactgcagcctccacctcctgggctagaacaatcctcccacctcagcctcctgagtagctggaattacaggcgtgcgccagcacacctggctacgtttttttttgtttttttgagacggaatctcgttctgtcgcccaggctgcagtgcagtggtgcaatctcggctcactgcaagctccacctcccaggttcacgccattctcctgcctcagcctcccgagtagctggaactacaggcacacgctagcacacctggctacattttttttttttaagagatggtgtctcactatgttgcccaagctggtttcaaactcttggcctcaagcaatcctcccacctcagcctcccaaagtgctgggattacaggcatgagccactgcacccagccagtaacAAATGCAATTGTtttcaaaatcaagaaattaatgaTTGAAAAGTAGcagcccacccccatccccctgcCCATGCTCCACACAGACACAGTTTCTCCCACTTCAGAGGTCTGTGAGAACGGACGGGCAGCCACTGGCAGGAAACGCCCCCAACAGTTCATCTCAGCGCATGACCCACGCCCAGGAACATGAAACGTGCCATGTGTAGAAGGTGGTGAGAGTGACTGACACATCCTGGGCCCTCTGGGTGCCAGAGCCATGTAAAGGGCTGTCCCCTAGGTCATCCCATGTCATCCTTTTAAAAAGTCCCAGAGAATGATGATTGTTCCCCTGTGCTTTAGTAAGAAAATTTTGATTCTTAGATCCAAGTTTAGCTAAAAGCTTTTAGAAATCTAGGCATTCTAACAGCCCCCTGAGTTCAGTAACTCAAGCTGACAGAGGCCACGGCCGTTCTTGGAGGCTGTCCCTGTGAGGGCCAATAGCAGTCTCGGTGATGACTTCTGAAGTTCTGTGGATGAGCAACACTGGCCCCTGGCTGGGCAGTCCACACCCAGCCTGCCCAGCTGCTGCCCACAACCACCCGAAGAGTAAGCCCCGTCACCATAGTGCCAGGCAGCCCCATTGACTCCAGGTGGCTTGTACTCAAGGCCCAGGATGGTTCTCCCTTCGAGAGCTCGAGACCCTTGGAGGGGCCCATCAGGAGCTGCTGAGGGACACTGTGTTCACTGCTCCATAGAGGGCTGTCTGCAGGGTAACAGCGCCCGTGCTTCTCAGTCAGTCCGTCATCAATGCCCCCAAAGGTGATTGCCCAGCAGACACCAGGGCTATGGAGCCTGTCCCACCCGGCCCCCCCCGAAATGGGCCATCTCAGCAGGCCCTCCACTCTGGGCAGGGTGCAGGGGCTCACCGCCAGCCCCACATCCATGGGAAGGTGTGGGCTCCACCTCCCGCCACACACAGACCAGCCAGCTCCCGCCCTGGAGGCACAGCGCCTCTACCTTCTCTCCCGTCCTCCGGCTTCAGCAGGAACATGTCTGAGTGCCGCGTGCCCCTGTCCACGTCCTTCTTAACTctctgcaaaggaaaggaattgtgTGAGAACCGGGGGCAGCTACAATGGTTGCTTACAGACCCCCCAACCCTGTGGGCGCATTTTGGATGGAAGGGGCTGGAGGCCTTCCCTGTAGACCAGCCCCAAAGCTCCAAAGCGTGCCTGCAGTGTGCTCGGGGCTGGCACCACCTGACAGGCTTTATCCCCTAAGTGGGTCCATCTGAAGAGGCCACCTTTCTAATAGCCACCATCACACAGTACACTAGAGTTCCTGTCGGAGCACACACAGCGTCCACAGCAGCCCTGGTCTGTGTGGAAACCACCACAGGGGCCTCTGATACCATTACAGAGTCACTCTTTGTTCCTGATCCCGCTGGATTCCCACCACCTTTCAAATAACACGATTCAGGCTTCACAGCAGAAATCAAGTCACTACTGTGTGCAGACGGCAGCCACTGCCCACTGAAAGATTTCTCCAAGCTTCAAAAACAACGAGCTCCATGTCCCTTATCCCTTAGTCTTCTGCCTCAAGTGAGCCTCAGCCAGACCAGGTGCACTGTTCCCCAGCACCCATGCCCTACAAGTCCTGGTGCCACACCCCTTACCTGGGACCTAAGGTTGTGAGGGAGATAGCCAGCAAAACGCTCACCCTGGGTGGAGGGCCCTCATCCATTTCCATCTCATCTTTGTATTTGTCTGcactttctctatttttaatacACTATTTTAGAAGTTCCGTATTTGCAGAAAATTGAGACGATAGTACCTAGAGCTCTCACACGCTCACACCAATGTCCCCCCAGCACAAATACCTTCCTCTCCTTAGCACCCTCGTGACGGCTCAGGAACCGGCACTGACCCGTTACTGGGAGTGCAGCCCACGCTTCATTCAGAGCCCCTGGTGCTCCGTAGCTCATCCTGCCCAGGGATCCCGTAGAGGGTCCCACTGGCCGTTTCGTCCTGTCGCCTCCTCAGGTTCCTCTGGGCCATGAGCTTCTCCGACTCTCCTTGTTTCTGAGGACCATGATAGCTGTGTGGATGGCTCAGGTGTTTTATAGAGTGCCCCCCTACTGGGAATGTCTGCTGTCTTTCTCATTAGACTGGGGTTATGAATCATTAGGACGACCCCTGGGGTGAAGTGCCCATCTCATCACGTCCCATCAAGGGGCCACACCATCAACAGGACTCATCACGGTGGATGCTGACGTCGACCGCCTGGCTGAGGTCGCCTGGCTGAGGTCGTGTCTGACAGTTTCTCTTCAGCTCTACGTTCTCACAGATATTGACACAGACTTCGGCCATGCTACTGTGGTCACAGGGGTACTGACACAGACTTCAGGCACGCTCTGTGCCTCGTGGATACTGACACAGACTTCAGGCATGCTCTGTGCCTCGTGGATACTGACACAGGCTTTGGGCACGCTCTGTGTCTCATGGATATTGACATAAACTTTGGGCACATTCTAAGGTCTTGTGGATATTTATGTAGACTTCGGGTAGGCTCTATGTCTCATAGATATTGACACAGACTTCAGGTATGCTCTATGTCTCGTAGATATTGACGTAGACTTTGGGTACACGCTATGGTCTCGTGGATATTTATGTAGACTTTGGGTACGCGCTGTGTCTCGTGGATACTGACATAGACTTTGGGTACACGCTATGGTCTCGTGGATGTTTATGTAGACTTTGGGTACACACTATGTCTCGTGGATATTGATGTAGACTTTGGGTACACGCTATGGTCTTGTGGATATTTATGTAGACTTTGGGTACGCGCTATGTCTCGTGGATATTGACGTAGACTTTGGGTACGTGCTATGTCTCGTGGATACTGACGTAGAGTTCGGCTATGCTCTATCACCACCCATCTTTGTTGCTCGGGTTGTTCAACAACACACAGCTGCCACTAGGAGCCTTTACAGCTACTCTTGGGTCCCTGTGACTTGCACCATCTTTGTGGGTTTCTTTGAGCACCTCCTTAGGCTCTGGCACCACAAGATGCTCAATTCCTCCTATATACTCCCTGCTCAGCCCTACGATTAGCCATTTCTCAACAGAGCCCTGGTTCCCTTTGTTGGGAGAATGGTGTTAGAAACCAAGAAaccaggggccaggcgcggtggctcacgcctgtaatcctagcattttgggaggccgagtgggagcagaccatgaggtcaggagatcaagactaatcctggctaacacggtgaaaccccgtctctacgaaaaatacaaaaaaattagctgggcgcagtggcaggcgcctgtagtcccagctactagggaggctgaggcaggagaatggtgtgaaccaaggaggcggagcttgcagtgagccgagatctcgccactgcactccagcctgggcgacagagcgagactccgtctcaaaaaaaaaaaaagaaagaaaccaagaaaccAAGAtttgctgtaatcctagcactttgagagaccaaggtgggcagattgcttgagttcaggagttcaagaccagcctgggcaatggcaaaaacccgtctctcccaaaaaatacaaaaatcagccaggcatggtggcatgcatctgtagtctcagctactcccaacgctgaggtgggaggactacttgagcctgaaaggcagaggctgcagtgagccaagatcataccactgcactccagcctggatgacagagtgagacgtctCAAAAATTAAAGAGACCAAGATTTGGGCACTGGATGTGTAAACTGCTACCGGGTAGTATTGCTTCTAGGCCCTCCCATCTGGTAGAGCAAGgaaatatttgtttatagttatttttcttaTAGCTAACACATACTGTATTTAGTATAATGGAAGAAAAACACTTTCCTTTTGAAACATGCAAATGATCCACTGTATTTCCACCTGGGCCTGAGTGTCCTAAACTAAGAGGGCTCCACACTGGCCATATGGAGAGTGATCTGAATCTCAGGAAGTGGAAACTGAGTCTAggtctcttttttctccttctggaaaCATCTGTGCGATTCAAGTGATGCAGCTGCTGCACATCACAGACAGTGATTGAGACTAGTCTCTTTTTGCAGCAGGTTGATAGAAAATGGCTGTCATTTCCGTGCCTGCTTTTCTAAACCTAAGGGCCCAGCATTATTGGGAACTGAATTGACACCCAGAGACTTCATCTGCTGGGGGGACAAGGAAGGAATTCAGTGACGTTTCTATTTGTTATCAGAAACTCAAATCGCTGCTTAGCTTCGGCAGGTCTGTCTCCTTGTAGTACCCTGCACCTGTCTATGTAAACTGTCATTTTGCTGACAGCAACATTTTCTTCTTAGAATTAACAGGTTGTAGGGGAATGTTTTATGCTACAATATATAAGGAGTTTCCCTCCAGACCATGCAAGCCAGAGAGCTGGAGCACTTCACAAGGCCTGCTCTGCTCACACAGGTCCACAGGTTCCTTCCGGCACACAGCTGGCTGGCCACACCCTCTAACAGGGCTCACGGTTCGACCTCCCCAACAGCTTCTAACTCCTCCTTCTACAGCAGTTTCTTTTCTTGAAGTGTTGTGACTTTTCCCAAAATCCAACCTACCTGTCTTCAAAGAAAGTAACAGACAGCAGCCTTGTGGCCCTCTGTTTTTCTGGATCACCTGTACTCAAGCTCTATTAGTGTACACCAAACCAGCTTTACATTCACGTAGTAAGTCTTTCCACAAAAACCGATTCGGCTATGCTAAAGAAGTAAACAGAATCTGCATGAATTTTTGGAGACGTTAGACTTCATTCTAATACATTATCGCTGGAATGCAAAGACATCTGAGAAAGAGATCAAGTGTCAACATGGAGGGTGAGTGCAATAGGGCTGGCTCTGGAATTACTCAGCATCCGGCTGAGACCCCAGAGCCCAGGACAGCTGAGCCTGAACGTTTCGAGGAGCACTGGCCACACATGCCAAGTCCCAACGGGCCCCCACCTCCCGTACAATGTAGTACAGGCCACCTAGCTTAGCCTGCAGCCACATCCCCTGATGAGACCCCACCTCCCAAAGAAGTACAGGCCACTTAGCTTAGCCTGCAGTGAGTCCTCAATGCAGCCGCTTTGGCTCAACCGGCTGTCGGCTCAGACGCTGACCCATTTCAATCATCAGGAGAGCAGAAGACACTCAGGGTCGCCCCAAGGACCCTGTCATCGGCTCAGGCCTGGTCACAGAAGGGGCCGGCGGTGCAGCGGTAGGTAGATAAAGGCGCTCCATGGCTGGGGAGCGTGTGTGGAAGGAGACGGCCAGACGACTGGTCCTGGGAGAAGACAGTGCTGACGGCAGCACCGATGTTCACCGAAAGCACAATCAGGCAGGGAAAGGGTGTCGGTTCCAAGCGGACGTGTGTGAACACAGAAACCACAGGGGCCGCTCCTTCCCACACCACTGAGACTGTCCATCCAGGCGCCCGGAGACGACTCCTAAACCACCTTCGCCAGACGCGGGTCCAGCGGCCCATCAAGAGCACAGCTCGGGCAAGCAGCGACCGCATGCACCGTGCCCTCCTCACCTCACACAACCACAGGTGATGAGCCCCTGCGGAGACGCCGCACCACATCAGTGCACAGGAGGCATCTCACATTTCGCAGGGCTTGGGAGAGAGGGACCCATGACGAAAGGACCCCCGCCCAACCACCTGTGGCGAGAGCAGCATGAACCCGCGCACCCCCTCTAGGCAGGGCTGCTGCTACAATAACAC harbors:
- the KLHDC4 gene encoding kelch domain-containing protein 4 isoform X4, with amino-acid sequence MGKKGKKEKKGRGAEKTAAKMEKKVSKRSRKEEEDLEALIAHFQTLDAKRTQTVEAPCPPPSPRLNASLSVHPEKDELILFGGEYFNGQKTFLYNELYVYNIRKDTWTKVDIPSPPPRRCAHQAVVVPQGGGQLWVFGGEFASPNGEQFYHYKDLWVLHLATKTWEQVKSTGGPSGRSGHRMVAWKRQLILFGGFHESTRDYIYYNDVYTFNLDTFTWSKLSPSGTGPTPRSGCQMSVTPQGGIIIYGGYSKQRVKKDVDRGTRHSDMFLLKPEDGREDKWVWTRMNPSGVKPTPRSGFSAAMALNHQTLFFGGVCDEEEEESLAGEFFNDLYFYDATRNRWFEGQLKGPKSEKKKRRRGRKEESEGGSKLACGGAGTQGPVQVVKEVVAEDGTVVTIKQVLAAPGSAGQPRSEDEDSPEEAGSSAPGPCPRSNAMLAVKHGVLYVYGGMFEAGDRQVTLSDLHCLDLHRMEAWKALVEMDPETQEWLEETDSEEDSEEVEGAEGGDEDEDEDSREESGAED
- the KLHDC4 gene encoding kelch domain-containing protein 4 isoform X5, translated to MSSFRVVLSGRVFFPRGAVRTCPAVASISASLPWPDEVLVCGWMRSTGGPSGRSGHRMVAWKRQLILFGGFHESTRDYIYYNDVYTFNLDTFTWSKLSPSGTGPTPRSGCQMSVTPQGGIIIYGGYSKQRVKKDVDRGTRHSDMFLLKPEDGREDKWVWTRMNPSGVKPTPRSGFSAAMALNHQTLFFGGVCDEEEEESLAGEFFNDLYFYDATRNRWFEGQLKGPKSEKKKRRRGRKEESEGGSKLACGGAGTQGPVQVVKEVVAEDGTVVTIKQVLAAPGSAGQPRSEDEDSPEEAGSSAPGPCPRSNAMLAVKHGVLYVYGGMFEAGDRQVTLSDLHCLDLHRMEAWKALVEMDPETQEWLEETDSEEDSEEVEGAEGGDEDEDEDSREESGAED
- the KLHDC4 gene encoding kelch domain-containing protein 4 isoform X6, with translation MVAWKRQLILFGGFHESTRDYIYYNDVYTFNLDTFTWSKLSPSGTGPTPRSGCQMSVTPQGGIIIYGGYSKQRVKKDVDRGTRHSDMFLLKPEDGREDKWVWTRMNPSGVKPTPRSGFSAAMALNHQTLFFGGVCDEEEEESLAGEFFNDLYFYDATRNRWFEGQLKGPKSEKKKRRRGRKEESEGGSKLACGGAGTQGPVQVVKEVVAEDGTVVTIKQVLAAPGSAGQPRSEDEDSPEEAGSSAPGPCPRSNAMLAVKHGVLYVYGGMFEAGDRQVTLSDLHCLDLHRMEAWKALVEMDPETQEWLEETDSEEDSEEVEGAEGGDEDEDEDSREESGAED